A window of the Gossypium hirsutum isolate 1008001.06 chromosome A05, Gossypium_hirsutum_v2.1, whole genome shotgun sequence genome harbors these coding sequences:
- the LOC107937903 gene encoding nucleoprotein TPR isoform X3 — MDKNKSRTDMLAAGRQKLQQFRQKKDGKGSSSRGKSSKKPNKSDADAASSVGKPTVSSQVSKGETVAVDLTVSQFMESSFPSGLDTTAVVSSLEPSVSLTGNVETVVAHNAGVPVEVDSSVSNGGEGTQCVDSMVSTEIHSSTADIPVSEGETEHNIVPQPSTSVDTVEGTVVKLNLVDSNEGTGRNPLFTPDDFPDTSLSQARGDQEADGLGLNQFDRGGETEFEIDGKLPLSEHGECNKSPEGETSEVTGLQGPSSEAKQAISRDDASVSIGAASSSQPEKSFAASYQLTNKLAEEAIPCSHVDEKQAMGSPFGDYGDDKTLEEQQQCLPKGSFVSQDGSHERSHLTKFTGLPDPVLSLVRDGSPVRLSQLAEMIRSLDEDEYRHLLNLQAIVSIADVATYGLALSYQSDLFEKVKEELYLTSSTKDIFYLQLAEQSDLHMQSDHHCQQLIDEISVLRFSVNGVLEKNACLVEELAQCRSELQVFASEREELQSQYNALVDQNMSFHENEKLLKELADCRAMIAALQVEHSDISKSLATMTEERMKLEEEKELLALGKEKTAIDLEEYKDLLAALQVEKSNLNGNLALVTEERKKLNGEKEYFVHENKRLASELLVLQEQFATKHGQHIQLEAELKEVTVRLEKLIEENNFLNASLDLHKAKIAESESRATHNVKAGSQVKNLDAVSGVHENATEQEHSCQIPWKRDPELSTVVLEKALPDDFGGLSLALHEQEIFDESSGFLVLKELLKEAERILQNLGMAIEQIHSHSVSLQQSSSKPVVPGVSKLIQAFESRVPHDEPKVEERGLTECQSLGDLLDSTKEITEDLRAVLKLLVQDADNASSLYRGEKNCRKSANLTFGELMVLHESLKEYSNSLEATNIELAVLYEAIKQHSLLVEAKNKEFEVLHEALKQQESICSSENAELCQKLSDYQLRLTEMQGHFSDLQKRSDEMASDLYKQLESWQEEAAERALTVELEWKSKLTRIVETVRMLDGYVGRLSNSSFSNNSNDVLDTSSQVTTSVTSAINTIQDLQEKLEAANAGHDAISSSYKEVDEKYNDLLRKNEVMTQILQEMYNGLKKLLIDSCALVGEAEMNPKVEKLPDLLDYSKYTIFIEQLENVLGERLHLQSVNDQLNSELVNRTRDFEEMSRECLNSNAIRKLIEHVENVVELEDYETDSDKTPGSRLELLVYLLVKKYKEIVELASDCRKEFGSKVIELTELEEKMHQLDALRLQQELEIHTLKESLRHEEEALVTAHSELQEKKGELELSEQRVSSVREKLSIAVAKGKGLVVQRDGLKQSLAETSAELERCSQELQAKDARLQELEIKLKTYSEAGERVEALESELSYIRNSATALRESFLLKDSVLQRIEEILEELDLPEHFHSRDIIEKVDWLVKSTTGNSLPLTDWDQKSSIGGLHSDAGFVPVDTWKEDPQQGSTLVEDLRRKYEDLQGKFYRLAERNEMLEQSLMERNHLLQKWEELLDGINMPSQMQSMEPEEKIEWLGRAFTEANHERNSLQKKIDNLENYYRSVAAELEGSEKRVADLEADLQSVTLERDQLSEKLETMTSNHHNLSAKAAQFEVENENLQGKIYSLVERNELLEQSLMERSHLVQKWEELLDGIDMPSQMQSMEPEEKIEWLGRAITEANHERNSLQKKIDNLENYYGSLAADLEESEKRVADLEADLQSVTLERDQRSEKLETMTSNHHNFLAKAAHFEVENENLQIRVSGLQEELVKRMEEEEHLLRMDGEIRRLQHLISDVLLDADAKDLVSGGSSTACLERLLNKLIENYTNLKSMNPDLVDVEMDQPKIGDASLDEARSRDALTTEEDVASLKKKLEAMLLDLMQVKDERDEIFGKHQSLLHEVQALERKREELQELLNQEEQKLASLREKLNLAVRKGKSLVQQRDSLKKTTEDMNAELERLKSDLSHRENALADYELKMRDFSTYRERVESLEADSLFLRNHLLETERMFEEKGLLLSRILNAIADIDVGNEINISDPVEKLEQIEKVCHDLHAAAASLEQESRKSKTAAELLLAELNEVQERNDGLQEDLAKLASELTEVVKERDVAEAAKVEVLSRLEKLSAVHSEEKRKQYSELVMLQSSLDALRNGVNNVQGLASNIFSKDLEFLQNLEVIVKLCLEGGDAEDMSGWPYSTSSNLEDKENIHFIETWPVANMQDPMDDKSIVEVCGLLWHHLQDLRTEIAALKEKLIVQSKSLQEKGHGIWNVLEILHREKKSQKESFEAMRRNIMHLESVGEERDMEILVLRRNIAFLYEACANSVLEIENQKAELLGNNLGTADLGTKMKPVIFADGVRSLSGQNIVSAEENIKTMADKLFSTVKDFLRMKAEINEGSQREMRITIANLQKELQEKDIQKDRICMELVSQIKLAEASATNYSRDLQSSNTRVYDLEKELEVMREEQTSLQQRVKELENVQTNTVELQDRVKSLADVLSSKDQEIEALMQALDEEEVQMEELTKKIEELERVLQQKNTDLENLEASRGKVVKKLSVTVSRFDELRDLSESLITKVEQLQSQLQDRDAEISFLRQEVTRCTNDVLAASQVGNKRDSDEINEFLTWLESIVSRVGLPDLHFDTKNSQVPEYKEIIQRRIISITSELENLRGVAQNRDELLQAERSKVEELTRREETLKKTLHEKESQLNLLEGVGDVGQAAGLISEIVEVEPVINKRAIAGTSTTSQVRSLRKVNTDQVAIPIDADDGNNSRLEDEDEDKVHGFKSLTTSRVVPRFTRPITDMIDGLWVSCDRALMQQPALRLGIIIYWVLLHTLLGAFVF; from the exons ATGGACAAGAACAAGAGCCGTACTGATATGCTTGCTGCCGGACGTCAAAAG CTTCAACAATTTCGCCAGAAGAAGGATGGTAAAGGAAGTAGCAGTCGTGGAAAGTCTTCCAAAAAGCCGAACAAATCTGATGCTGATGCAGCATCTTCAGTTGGCAAACCAACAGTCTCATCACAGGTCTCCAAAGGGGAAACTGTAGCTGTTGACTTGACAGTGTCACAGTTTATGGAGAGTTCATTCCCTTCTGGGCTTGATACTACTGCTGTTGTTTCTTCATTGGAACCTTCTGTATCTCTGACAGGCAATGTCGAGACTGTAGTAGCCCATAATGCTGGAGTACCTGTTGAGGTTGATTCTTCAGTCTCTAACGGAGGGGAAGGTACACAGTGTGTTGATAGTATGGTCAGCACAGAAATACATTCCTCAACTGCAGATATCCCAGTTTCTGAAGGGGAAACAGAACATAATATTGTGCCACAACCTTCTACTTCAGTTGATACCGTAGAAGGGACAGTGGTTAAACTCAATTTGGTAGATTCCAACGAGGGAACTGGGCGGAATCCACTTTTTACACCAGATGATTTTCCTGATACATCCCTGTCTCAAGCAAGGGGAGATCAG GAAGCTGATGGTTTGGGGTTGAACCAATTTGATAGGGGTGGTGAAACAGAGTTCGAAATTGATGGCAAACTTCCTTTGTCTGAGCATGGTGAATGCAATAAATCTCCTGAAGGGGAAACTTCAGAAGTAACTGGCTTGCAGGGGCCATCTAGTGAGGCCAAGCAGGCTATCAGTAGAGATGATGCATCTGTATCTATTGGGGCAGCCAGCAGTTCCCAACCAGAGAAAAGTTTTGCTGCTAGTTACCAGTTGACAAATAAACTTGCTGAAGAAGCAATACCTTGTTCACATGTTGATGAAAAGCAAGCAATGGGCTCTCCATTTGGTGATTACGGTGATGACAAGACTTTGGAAGAACAGCAGCAATGTTTACCCAAGGGCTCCTTTGTGTCTCAGGATGGAAGTCATGAAAGATCTCATCTGACAAAGTTCACAGGTTTGCCAGATCCAGTTCTGTCTCTTGTCAGAGATGGTTCTCCTGTCAGACTCTCTCAGCTAGCAGAGATGATAAGAAGTCTAGATGAAGATGAATATAGGCATCTGCTAAACTTGCAAGCAATAGTATCTATTGCAGATGTTGCAACTTACGGTTTAGCGCTATCTTATCAGTCAGATTTATTTGAGAAAGTAAAAGAGGAGTTGTATCTCACAAGTTCTACGAAAGATATATTTTACTTGCAACTTGCTGAGCAGTCTGATCTGCATATGCAATCTGATCACCATTGTCAGCAGCTTATTGATGAGATATCTGTTCTTCGCTTTTCCGTCAACGGGGTTCTTGAGAAGAATGCATGCCTTGTAGAAGAGCTAGCACAATGCAGGTCTGAACTCCAGGTTTTTGCTAGTGAGAGGGAGGAACTGCAAAGCCAATATAATGCACTTGTGGATCAGAACATGTCCTTTCACGAGAATGAGAAGCTACTGAAAGAATTAGCTGACTGCAGAGCCATGATTGCAGCTTTACAGGTGGAACATTCTGATATAAGCAAGAGTCTTGCTACGATGACGGAAGAGAGAATGaagcttgaagaagaaaaggAGTTGCTTgcactcgggaaagagaaaacaGCTATTGACTTGGAAGAATATAAGGATTTGCTGGCTGCTTTACAAGTTGAAAAGTCGAACTTGAATGGGAACCTTGCTTTAGTTACAGAGGAGAGAAAGAAGCTTAATGGGGAAAAGGAGTATTTTGTCCATGAGAACAAGAGACTTGCTTCTGAGCTGCTTGTTCTTCAAGAGCAGTTTGCTACAAAACATGGGCAACACATACAACTTGAGGCTGAATTAAAAGAAGTAACAGTACGACTGGAGAAGCTAATAGaggaaaataattttctcaatgcCAGTCTGGACCTGCATAAGGCCAAGATAGCTGAAAGCGAGAGTAGGGCAACCCACAATGTTAAAGCTGGGAGTCAAGTAAAAAACTTGGATGCAGTTAGTGGGGTCCATGAAAATGCTACTGAACAAGAACATTCCTGCCAAATCCCTTGGAAGCGAGATCCTGAGTTATCCACCGTGGTATTGGAGAAAGCCTTGCCTGATGATTTTGGTGGGCTGTCACTTGCATTGCATGAGCAGGAAATCTTTGATGAATCttctggttttctagtcttgaaggaACTCTTGAAGGAGGCTGAAAGAATATTGCAAAACCTTGGAATGGCAATTGAACAGATACACTCCCATTCAGTGTCATTACAACAGTCCAGCAGTAAACCGGTTGTGCCAGGAGTATCAAAACTAATTCAAGCCTTTGAGTCAAGAGTGCCTCATGATGAACCTAAGGTTGAGGAAAGAGGTTTGACTGAATGTCAATCACTGGGAGACCTGCTTGATTCAACTAAAGAGATAACGGAAGATCTAAGAGCAGTGCTTAAGCTATTGGTTCAGGATGCTGATAATGCCAGTTCCTTATACAGAGGAGAGAAGAATTGTAGAAAATCTGCTAATTTGACATTCGGAGAGCTCATGGTTCTACATGAATCTTTGAAGGAATACAGTAATAGTCTTGAAGCAACCAACATTGAGCTGGCGGTTCTGTATGAAGCTATTAAGCAACATTCACTTTTAGTTGAAGCTAAGAACAAGGAATTTGAGGTTCTTCATGAAGCTCTAAAGCAGCAAGAAAGTATATGTAGTTCAGAAAATGCTGAGCTTTGCCAGAAATTGAGCGATTATCAGTTGAGACTTACTGAAATGCAGGGTCACTTTTCGGATTTACAGAAAAGGTCAGATGAGATGGCTTCTGATTTATATAAACAGTTAGAAAGTTGGCAGGAGGAGGCAGCTGAGAGGGCATTGACTGTTGAACTAGAATGGAAATCTAAGCTCACTCGGATTGTTGAGACAGTCAGGATGCTTGATGGATACGTTGGGAGGCTTTCCAACTCCAGCTTCTCAAATAACAGCAATGATGTTTTGGATACAAGTAGCCAGGTCACAACTTCTGTTACTTCTGCCATTAATACAATCCAAGATCTGCAAGAGAAACTAGAAGCTGCTAATGCAGGTCATGATGCGATTTCTAGTTCATACAAAGAAGTGGATGAGAAGTATAATGATTTACTCAGGAAGAATGAAGTTATGACACAGATACTACAGGAGATGTACAATGGCCTGAAGAAACTTTTAATAGATTCGTGTGCATTGGTGGGTGAGGCTGAGATGAATCCAAAAGTTGAGAAGCTTCCAGATCTCTTAGATTATAGCAAGTATACAATCTTCATTGAACAACTGGAGAATGTTTTGGGTGAAAGGCTACATCTCCAGTCTGTTAATGATCAACTTAATTCAGAATTGGTGAATAGGACAAGAGACTTTGAGGAAATGAGCAGGGAATGCCTTAATTCAAATGCCATTCGAAAGCTTATAGAACATGTTGAGAATGTTGTAGAACTGGAAGACTACGAAACTGACTCAGATAAAACACCTGGTTCCCGTCTTGAATTGTTAGTTTATTTGCTTGTTAAGAAATACAAAGAAATTGTTGAGCTGGCGAGTGATTGTAGAAAGGAGTTTGGTTCTAAGGTGATCGAATTGACAGAATTAGAGGAAAAGATGCATCAGTTAGATGCATTGAGGCTTCAGCAGGAGCTGGAAATCCATACTCTGAAAGAAAGTCTGCGCCATGAAGAGGAAGCCCTTGTGACTGCACATTCTGAGTTACAGGAGAAAAAAGGCGAACTTGAACTGTCAGAGCAGCGAGTGTCTTCAGTTAGGGAGAAGCTTAGCATAGCTGTGGCAAAGGGGAAAGGTTTGGTAGTGCAGCGTGATGGTCTTAAGCAGTCACTTGCAGAGACATCTGCTGAACTTGAGAGATGCTCTCAGGAATTACAAGCAAAAGATGCCCGACTTCAGGAATTAGAAATAAAACTGAAGACTTACTCAGAGGCAGGTGAGCGTGTGGAAGCTCTGGAATCTGAACTTTCATACATTCGCAACTCAGCTACTGCTTTAAGAGAATCATTTCTTCTCAAAGACTCCGTACTGCAGAGAATTGAAGAGATTTTAGAAGAACTAGATCTGCCTGAGCATTTCCATTCTAGAGATATTATTGAAAAGGTTGATTGGTTAGTAAAGTCCACCACTGGTAATTCTTTGCCTCTCACTGACTGGGATCAGAAAAGTTCAATTGGAGGTTTACACTCTGATGCAGGTTTTGTTCCTGTAGATACCTGGAAAGAAGATCCGCAACAAGGCTCAACTTTAGTGGaggacttgagaagaaaatatgaGGACCTTCAGGGTAAGTTTTATAGGTTGGCAGAACGAAATGAAATGCTGGAACAATCCTTAATGGAAAGGAACCACTTGTTGCAAAAATGGGAGGAGCTTTTGGATGGAATCAACATGCCCTCACAAATGCAATCCATGGAACCTGAAGAAAAGATTGAATGGTTAGGAAGGGCGTTTACAGAGGCTAATCATGAAAGAAATTCTTTGCAGAAGAAGATTGATAATCTTGAAAATTATTATAGGTCAGTAGCTGCTGAGTTGGAGGGGTCAGAAAAGAGAGTAGCTGATCTTGAGGCAGATCTTCAATCGGTTACGCTTGAGAGGGATCAACTTTCTGAAAAATTGGAGACTATGACTTCTAATCATCATAATCTTTCGGCGAAGGCAGCTCAATTTGAAGTTGAGAATGAAAACCTTCAGGGCAAGATTTATAGTTTGGTAGAACGAAATGAACTGTTGGAACAATCCTTAATGGAAAGGAGCCACTTGGTGCAAAAATGGGAGGAACTTTTGGATGGAATCGACATGCCTTCACAAATGCAATCCATGGAACCTGAAGAAAAGATTGAATGGTTAGGGAGGGCGATTACAGAGGCTAATCATGAAAGAAATTCTTTGCAGAAGAAGATTGATAATCTTGAAAATTATTATGGGTCACTAGCTGCTGATTTGGAGGAGTCAGAAAAGAGAGTAGCTGATCTTGAGGCAGACCTTCAATCAGTTACACTTGAGAGGGATCAACGTTCTGAAAAATTGGAGACTATGACTTCTAATCATCATAACTTTTTGGCAAAGGCAGCTCATTTTGAAGTTGAGAATGAAAACCTTCAGATTAGAGTCAGTGGTTTGCAGGAAGAATTGGTTAAGAGGATGGAGGAGGAGGAACATCTTCTTAGGATGGATGGTGAAATAAGGAGATTGCAGCACTTGATTTCTGATGTGTTACTGGACGCTGATGCAAAAGATTTGGTTTCAGGTGGTAGTAGTACTGCATGCTTGGAAAGATTATTGAATAAGCTTATAGAGAATTACACTAATCTCAAGTCCATGAATCCTGACCTGGTGGATGTTGAAATGGACCAGCCCAAGATAGGCGATGCAAGCCTTGATGAAGCTAGAAGCAGAGATGCACTTACTACTGAGGAGGATGTAGCTTCTTTAAAGAAAAAGCTGGAGGCAATGCTGCTTGACTTGATGCAGGTGAAGGATGAAAGAGATGAAATCTTTGGAAAGCATCAATCTTTGCTTCATGAAGTTCAAGCACTTGAAAGGAAAAGGGAAGAGTTGCAAGAGCTCCTTAATCAAGAAGAGCAGAAATTAGCTTCTCTGAGGGAAAAGTTAAATCTTGCCGTTAGAAAAGGGAAATCTTTGGTGCAGCAACGTGACAGCCTGAAGAAAACCACTGAAGATATGAATGCTGAGCTGGAACGCTTGAAATCTGACCTTAGCCACCGAGAAAATGCTCTGGCTGATTATGAATTGAAGATGAGGGACTTCTCTACTTACCGCGAAAGGGTAGAATCCTTAGAAGCTGACAGTCTGTTCTTGAGGAATCATCTGTTAGAAACTGAGCGCATGTTCGAGGAGAAAGGGCTTTTATTGAGCAGGATATTAAATGCAATAGCTGACATTGATGTTGGTAATGAAATTAACATCTCTGATCCGGTGGAGAAGTTGGAACAAATTGAGAAAGTTTGCCATGATTTGCATGCAGCTGCAGCTTCTTTGGAACAAGAGTCACGGAAGTCAAAGACTGCTGCAGAGCTACTGCTTGCAGAGTTGAATGAAGTGCAAGAGAGAAATGATGGTCTTCAGGAAGATCTAGCGAAACTTGCTAGTGAACTTACAGAAGTTGTGAAAGAAAGGGATGTGGCAGAGGCTGCAAAAGTTGAAGTTCTCTCACGTCTTGAGAAGTTGTCTGCAGTTCACTCTGAAGAAAAAAGGAAACAATATTCCGAATTAGTCATGTTACAATCTAGTTTAGACGCATTGAGAAATGGTGTCAATAATGTTCAGGGTTTGGCATCTAATATTTTCTCAAAGGACTTGGAATTTCTGCAAAATTTGGAGGTTATCGTTAAGTTATGCTTGGAAGGGGGTGATGCCGAAGATATGTCTGGCTGGCCATACAGTACCTCCAGCAATTTAGAGGACAAG GAGAACATTCACTTCATCGAAACTTGGCCGGTTGCCAATATGCAGGACCCTATGGATGACAAATCAATAGTTGAAGTTTGTGGTTTACTCTGGCATCACCTGCAAGATTTGAGAACTGAAATTGCTGCACTGAAGGAAAAGTTGATTGTGCAGTCAAAATCATTACAAGAAAAAGGTCATGGGATATGGAATGTATTGGAGATCCTGCATAGAGAAAAAAAATCTCAGAAAGAGTCATTTGAAGCTATGAGGAGAAACATTATGCATTTAGAATCAGTTGGGGAAGAGAGAGACATGGAGATTCTTGTGTTGAGAAGAAACATTGCCTTCCTTTATGAAGCATGTGCTAATTCAGTCTTGGAAATTGAGAACCAGAAAGCTGAGCTGTTAGGAAATAATTTAGGTACTGCAGATCTGGGGACTAAAATGAAGCCTGTAATATTCGCTGATGGAGTACGTTCTCTCAGTGGACAAAATATTGTTTCTGCTGAGGAAAATATCAAGACTATGGCAGATAAGCTTTTTTCAACAGTGAAAGATTTCCTGCGCATGAAAGCTGAAATTAACGAAGGAAGTCAGAGGGAAATGAGAATTACCATAGCAAATTTGCAGAAAGAGCTTCAGGAGAAGGATATCCAGAAAGATAGGATATGCATGGAGCTTGTTAGTCAAATCAAGTTAGCTGAAGCTTCTGCCACGAATTACTCACGAGATCTTCAATCATCAAATACCAGGGTGTATGATTTGGAGAAAGAACTGGAAGTAATGAGAGAAGAACAGACTTCATTGCAGCAGAGAGTAAAAGAACTGGAGAATGTGCAAACCAACACAGTGGAATTGCAGGATAGAGTCAAATCACTGGCAGATGTATTATCATCCAAGGACCAAG AAATTGAAGCCCTTATGCAAGCACTTGATGAGGAGGAGGTCCAAATGGAAGAGTTGACAAAGAAGATTGAGGAACTAGAGAGAGTCCTGCAACAGAAGAACACAGATTTAGAGAACCTTGAAGCTTCTCGTGGAAAGGTTGTGAAAAAGCTTTCCGTCACTGTGAGCAGGTTTGATGAACTTCGTGATCTATCAGAGAGTCTTATTACCAAGGTTGAACAGCTTCAATCACAACTACAAGATCGGGATGCTGAGATTTCCTTCTTAAGACAAGAGGTCACAAGATGCACCAATGATGTTCTTGCCGCATCACAAGTAGGCAATAAAAGAGACTCAGATGAGATAAATGAATTTCTGACTTGGTTGGAATCAATTGTTTCTCGTGTTGGGTTACCTGATCTGCATTTTGATACAAAGAATAGTCAGGTGCCTGAATACAAGGAAATAATACAAAGAAGGATCATTTCTATTACATCGGAGCTGGAAAACCTACGGGGGGTTGCTCAAAATAGGGATGAATTGTTGCAAGCAGAACGGAGTAAAGTGGAGGAGTTGACACGCAGAGAAGAAACTCTCAAGAAGACTTTGCATGAGAAGGAGTCCCAGTTAAATTTGCTTGAAGGTGTCGGAGATGTGGGTCAGGCAGCTGGTTTGATCTCTGAAATCGTGGAGGTTGAACCTGTG ATAAACAAGCGGGCAATAGCAGGGACCTCTACAACATCCCAAGTTCGTAGTTTGCGTAAAGTCAATACTGATCAAGTTGCTATTCCTATTGATGCGGATGATGGTAACAATAGTAGGttagaagatgaagatgaagataaaG TTCATGGTTTCAAATCACTTACCACGTCAAGAGTTGTTCCAAGGTTTACGAGACCAATAACTGATATGATAGATGGCTTATG GGTTTCTTGTGATCGGGCGCTCATGCAACAACCTGCCTTACGGCTTGGCATTATAATCTATTGGGTTTTATTGCATACGCTGTTGGGTGCTTTTGTATTTTGA